The Pseudomonadota bacterium genome segment ATCGACGGCCTGCTCGAGGATCGCTGCTTGAACCCGCAGCAGCCCCTGCGCGCGGGCCGTCGGGTCGCTGGTGAACTGCGCGTCGGCGCGGAGCTGCGCCAACAGACTGGCGGCGCCGCTGCGCACGAAGTGCTCGCGCGCATGTACCAGGGGCAGGGCAAAGGCCTCACGCGGCAGGGGCAGGCGATGCGCCGGGCCGCACTTGGCCTGGTTGACGACAACCCGGTTGAGCTCCGCGAGCTGCGCCGCCTTGGCGCCGATCGCCGGCAGGTCCGCGAGCGATGCGCTCGAAAGCGGCAGCAGGGCGCGCACCGACTCGTCGAGGCGCGGCGCCACCGTCGCGCCCTCGGGGCGTTGGGCGTCCCAGAAGGCCTGGGCCTCCGTCGCCGTCGCCGCCCGCAGGCTGAAGCCGCCGTTGCCGACCTCGAGGCGCACGAGCTGGCCGAAATAGGGCGCGAGCTCGGGGGCGCTGCGAGCCTCGCGCAGCGCGAGGTTCGGGGTGTTGCGGGCACGGCTGAGCAGGTTCACGTGGGCCAGCGGTGTCTGGAAGGCCTCGGTGATCAGGCCGGCGACCAGGGGAAGGTCATTGGGCACGTCGTCGGTGACGACGATCACCTGGGGACCCAGCGCGGCCGCTGCCAGCTCGCTGGCGGCGACGAAGCGCAGCACGCCGTAGCCCACGGCCTCGGTCAGCGGCTGGAAGCGCAGCCCACGAAAGGGCGCGCTGGGATCGGCCAAGGGGACGGCCCCCTCGATCGTCCGAGCCTCCGCCAACTGGTGGGCATCGACCGGCCGGATCGACCACGCCTGCGGGCGATCGACGTGCTGCATCGTCGCGAAGAAGGCGCGCTGCATCTGCGCGCCGCTGATCATATCGCCGTTGGCGAACTCCAGCGACGCCAGCGCGCTCGCGCCGTAGCGCAGCAGGGTGCCGAGCAGAAAGCGTCGCCCCTCGCTGCGGAAGTACTCGGCCTCGCTGAAGTCGTACCAACCGCGGTTGAAGACGGCGGCGTCCGCCGGATCGCAGCGATCGAGATGAGGCTGGCCGTCGATCAGCTCGCGCACGAAGGTGTAATGCAGATCCCAGGCGCGGGTGGAGAGTAGATGCACGACCTCGCCGGCCTGGAGGTCGACGATCAGCTTCACCGCGGCGATGCCGAGCTGGGTGCCGCCGGCGGCGAGGGCCGCGAAGTCACCAGGGGTTCGCAGGTGACGCAGCCGATCGCCGACCTCGCGCGACGGTAGCTCGTCGCAGGCGCTGTTGGCGCCGCCGCGGCTCGCACGTCGGCAGAAGCGCTGCGCGCCGAGGTGATCGGGGAGGCGAGCCAGCGCGCTGCCGAGCGGCCAGCGCATGAAGTCCACGCGGTCGATCACCGCGCCATCCTCACGCGCAAAGAGCGTCAACACCCCCTCGAAGGCTGGGTCGACGGCGAGCGGGGCGAGCGCGGTCGCGGGCACCTCGACCGCGAGGTAGGCCCCCGCAGCAAGCTCGGCGACCGGCAAGGGCAGCGCGACCCCAGCACTCGGCGAGGGCCACGCAAGACCCGGACCGTGCGCGCTGAGCCGCAGAGACAGGTCGGCGAGGCTGACCGGCCGATCGCTGAGATTGAAGAGCTCGACGAAGGCCGGGCCGTCCGCGGCGTTCGGCCGCAAGGCCAGCTCATTGAGCACCAGTGGACCGCGCAGGGTGGACCACGGCTGCGGCCAGGCATAGGGCGCCCAGGTGATCGCCGTCGGCAGCTCGGTCGGCGGCGGAACGCCGCAGCGCGCGCCGTTGGGGCGACCGGGGCTGGCGAAGCGACAGCGCGCCAAGGGGCCGCTGGCGTCGGGAAAGCGCGCGTAGCTCTCGTTGGGCGCCAGGGCCGGGAAGTCGACCGCGTCGAGCACAGCGCCGCCAGCGCGCATCAGCACGACGCTCTCTCCGGCGGCCGCGAGGCGAAAGGGGAGGTGGGTGGCGCCCTGCTCCGGCGCCCCATCGGCCCAGAGCAGGAGGCGTGCCCCGGGGGCGAGTTGAAGCGTGGGCAGCGGGTGCTGGCGCTGGCGCCGCGAGCCGATCGTGTAGTCGTCGAGCGCGAGGGGCTCGGTGCCGGCGTTGACGAGCTCGATCAGATCGTCCGTCCCGCCCTCTTCGTCGACGGCGACGCCCTCGTTGTCGGCCACCAACTCGTTGATGCGCAGGGTGAAGGCCGGCCCACCGCCGGGACCTCCGTCGTCGACGCCCGCGTCGGCCCCGCGGCCAGATACGCCGGCGCTGCATCCCGTGGCGAGCTGGGCGCCCGCCAGCAAGGCAGCGACCACGCCCAGGCGCCACGAGCGCGCAGCGCAGGGGCGGCCGTTGCGCCCAGTCGAGGCACCTGCCGCGCCCATCGCCATCCTGAGAGCCCTTGCCACGCGCGGCTTGAGAGCAATGCCCGCGCCATCCCCGCCCGGCCCTGATTTCGCGCCTGAATCCGCCGCCAGCCCCTCAGAAATCTGAGACCCCAACGCGCCACCTCCCGGTTCTCCGTCGAGGCCAGCCCCAGCCCCAGCCCACGCCGCCACGCCGCCCCCAAGATCGATAGCGTGTAGCCGCCGGATGGTGCGAGGCCGCGAAGCTGGGTCGAGGCGCTCAGTACGCGAAGGCGATGCGGCGAACGTTCCCGTTGACCAAGTCGTAGGTGTAGGCGGTGTTGCTGCCGTCGAGCCGATAGGGCGCGCCGCGACGTGTGATCGGGACTGCGCTCGGACCGGCCGCGACACGCACCTCGCCGCCGCTGAAGACGAAGACGAGTCCGCCGGCGGCGTCGTAAAGGGGGCGTCCAGTCCCATTCCCGAGGAGAGCCGCCGCCACGGGCACCTCGGCCGAAACCACGCCGGTAACGGATAGCTGCGCCAGGATCAACTGGAGAGGAGGGGCGTCCGTTTCCAGCAGGGAGACCAGGTCACTGGTGGAGCGCAGGAAGCCGAGGCGCGGGAACCTCCAGCTATTGCCCTTCGTCGCGAGCTCGATCCAGCCCGTTTGCGGCGCGAGGCTCGGATCGTAGCGCCGCAGATAGAGGGTTCTCTCGCCCACGCCGCCAAGGTTGGATGCGCAGCTCACTGCGACCTCGCCAGTCAGGGGATGGATGGCGATGTCCGAGAACGACGGAGCCCCACACGCTGGGGGCCAGTCGATCGTCACCGCGACGCCCGCCGTGCCATCGGAGGCTCGCGTCAGCAGCCGCCAGCGCGAGGACGAGGCGTTGAGTGCCACGGTGCGTCCGTCCGCAGCCATCGCGACGGGCGGGTAATCGCTCCGTGCCCCGATGCCATCGGAGGCCAACGCGGGGTCGAACTCGAGGTCGGTGGGCCCTGCGACGACGTTGCAACCGGCGTCGAGCAGGAGGAATCGGTTATGGAAGTCGGTCCCCGCGCTTGGCCAATCCAAGTTGATCCGATTCCAAGCGATCATCGTCACGGTCCCCGCGCGAGCGCGGAGCACCCGCAACGCAGTGATCGCGGCCTCGCCCTCGGATTCAGCGGCGGCGACGAAAGGACCACGCAAGGTCGTTCCATCGGGCCGCAAACATGCGACGGTCAGGCTCCCTGACCCCGCCCCGCACCCCGCCAGCACGAGCGCGCCATCGTCATCGACGTCGAAGTCGTATCGGTTGAATGAACCGAGCGTGACGTCTGCGATGCCGTCGCAGGTGGCATCGGCGTAGCCGACGTCCGCGCTCTGTGGCAGCACCGCGCCGACACAATTCCCCCACGCTGAGGCTCCGCTTGCGTCGCGGATGCAGGTCCTCGTCCCCGCGCGACAATGCCCCACCCCGGCGGTGCCTTCCGGGCCGGGGTAGCAGGCTCCTGTCGCGCCGGGCGCGCATGCGTCCGCGGGCACGCTACCGCCGTCCGCGGGCACGCTACCGCCGTCCGCGCCGACCCTCGCTGGGTCACTCGAGCAGCCAGCCGCCGACACGGCCGCCGCCAGCAAGCACACCCGCCAAAATAGCCTCCCCCGATGGCTCGTCATCCAGGTCGCCCTCCCGTTCCACGCCGCGCTGCGTGTTGGAGGCCCAGCTTAGATCGCCCCGGACTCAGCAAGAAAGAGCGATTACACTCCGCCCCGCACCCTGAAGCGCCCGGAATTCGCGGGGGACTCGGTTGTTTGAGTCAGGCTGCCCTGCGTTGGGCGGCCTGAACCTCGTAGAACGCCTGCTCATGCTCTACGGGCGGCACCCCGCCGGGAGGTTCGAGCAGCCGCCGGTTGTTGAACCAGTGGACCCAGGTGAGGGTGGCAAACTCGACCGCCTCGACGTGACGCCACGGGCCGTGCTTGGGGAGGAGTGCGGTCTTGTACAGGCCGATGACGGCCGTTCTGGAACCCCATTCGGGGCCCTTCTGCGTGCTCGGCTCAGGGGTCGTGGGACAGGTGCTGAGCGATGGCTTCCTCAAGCACGGCTACCAGGTGATGCGCGGCTCGCGCGATCCGAGCAAGCTGGCGGCATGGTGCGAAGCGGCCGGTCCCGCGGCCGCCGTGGGGACCTTCGCGCAGGCCGCCGCCTTCAGCGACACCCTCGTGCTGGCCGTCAAGGGCAGCGCCGCCGAGGCCGCCCTTGGCCTCTGTGGCCTGTCGAACTTGGCCGGCAAGACGATCCTCGACGCGACCAACCCGATCGCCGACGCACCGCCCGTCAACGGCCTGCTGCGCTTCTTCACCGGCCCCCATGAGTCGCTGTTGGAGCGGCTCCAAGCCCAGGCGCCGCAGGCCCGCCTCGTCAAGGCCTTCTCCTGCGTGGGCAGCGCGCGGATGGTCAATCCGGACTTCGCCGGTAGCCTGCCGACGATGTTCATCTGCGGCAACGACGAGGCTGCCAAGGCGCGCGTGCGTGGCATCCTGACGCTCTTTGGCTGGGAGACGGAGGACCTCGGGGTGGCCGCGGCAGCGCGGGCGATCGAGCCGCTCTGCATCCTCTGGTGCCTGCCGGGCTTTCTCCGCAACCAGTGGACCCACGCCTTCAAGCTGCTGAAGTAGCCGGCGCACCAGCCCCTTAGCGCGAAAGCGGATTGCGACCGCGCGACGCACCGCGCGACGCTGGGTCGTGGCGCGGAAGATGCCGGAGCATCGGCGGGCGGGCCGGTTCATCGGTGGGGGCGGTCCGAAGGTCCGACGGAAGGCGCAGCGCTTTGGGCTAACGCCTGAGGTTGGCGTGATGCGCGGCGACGAGGCGCTGTGCGAGCGCTTGTGCGGCCTGGGCGGCGCTCGCTTCGTCGACGAGCACCTCGATGGGAGCGTAGGGCGCGAAGAAGAGCCCGAGCGCCCGATGGTTGGCGGCGCGCAGGTGGAAGCGCCTGGCAGAGGTGAGCAGGACCTCACGCGCCACGGCCTGGGCATAGGGCTGGTGGAGCTCCCAAACCTTGAGCAGCGGCCCCGCGGCGCGGGCGCGCCCCTCGAGCCAGAGGTCGGCGGTGATCGCGGCCGCGAGCAGCGACGCGAGTAGCGGTAGTCCGACCTTGGCGACCACGGTCACCGCGTGCTGCAGTAGCAGGCATCCCGCATAGAACGCCAGCGTGACCCCTAGCGCGAGGCGGAAGCTGTGGTTCAAGCGCGAGGTCGCGCCGGAGCGGTCGGCGCCCGCCTCCGGTAGACGCAGGCGCGCCAGCAGCGCCGGCCGGTAGAAGAGCCAAGAGAACGCCACAGCGCCGACGAGGGTCGCCGCGGCGAGCACGCTGGCATAGCCCGTCGAGCCAGGCGCGCAGGCTGCGCCCCAGACCGCCGCGGGCGCGAGGCCGAGGTTCGCGAGGGTCGCAGGGAGCAAGGAGACGAAGCTCGCGAACTGCAGCGCGACCACCCCGGCGCTTGGACACAATAGGCCACTCGGCTCCGACCCGGATACAGCCCCAGCGCCGAAGCGTCGCGCGGACCAGCGCAGCGTGGTCAAGAGCAGGCTGCCGACACCGACGACCCCGAGCACGACGGCCGCGCCGCAGCGGAGGGCGAGCGCGGCGCCGGCGCTGGTCGCAGCCTCTTCGGCGCGCCTTGCGATCATCGCCGCCGCTTCAAGGCCGATGAAGAGCGAGAGGCCGTTGCCGAGCCCGTAGCGGCTGACGGCAGCGCCGAGGGCGAGGACCAACGCGACGAGCAGCATGTGGAGCAGGGCCGCAACCACGCGCGTGGGCGTGAGCAGGGCCGCCGCGCCCGCGGGGATGGCCGTGGCCCACCCGAGATCGCTCGCCTGGACGAAGGCGCCAAGGGCTGGCCAAAGCAACGCGAGCACCAGGGCAAGCGCGACGGCGCCGCGATTGAGCGCGACGCGGCCCCGGGGCCCGCCGCTGCGTCGCCAGCGCAGGCTGGGCACCGCTAAGGCCACCAGCTCGACGACCTGGAACGCGGCGAGCGCCACGCCAAGCGCCACGCCGACGGGCGGGCCACCGGACCCGGCGAAGAGCGCCCCCCCGCCGTCGGGGACAAGCCTCCGCAGACTCAAGTAGGCCAGTGCAGCTCCAGCGCTGAT includes the following:
- a CDS encoding NAD(P)-binding domain-containing protein — encoded protein: MTAVLEPHSGPFCVLGSGVVGQVLSDGFLKHGYQVMRGSRDPSKLAAWCEAAGPAAAVGTFAQAAAFSDTLVLAVKGSAAEAALGLCGLSNLAGKTILDATNPIADAPPVNGLLRFFTGPHESLLERLQAQAPQARLVKAFSCVGSARMVNPDFAGSLPTMFICGNDEAAKARVRGILTLFGWETEDLGVAAAARAIEPLCILWCLPGFLRNQWTHAFKLLK